CGGCCTGGCGGCCTTCGGCGGCAGCGCGGCGGCCCTGGGACCCGAAGGGGAGGCGGGCGCCTGGCAGGCCCTGGCGGCCCTGACCCGCGGTTTCGAGGAGGCGCTGGGGGAGGCGAACGCGCTGCCGTCCCTGCTGGCCGCCGTGCGCGACCGCGGGGCCGACCTCGCCGGCCGCGTCGGGGAGGGGCTCCGGACGCTCGGCATCGACGTCGACAGCGTCAGGCTGAAGCTCCCCGGCGGCGACGACGACGAGGGGAAGGAGGATGAGGAGACCGTCGAGGCTTCGTTCGAGGAATTCGGGCCGGAACCGCAGGAGACCGCCGAAACCTTGGACTGGAGCCGCCACGATGCCCGTCGGGACTGGTCCGATCTCGGCGCCGCCCATTCCGGCGAGCGGCACGACGCCGGCGCCTTCACGCTCCACCACGCCATGCCCGACATGTTCGCCTTCACCGGCATGCCGATCTTCGACTGCTTCTTCCAGCCCCAGGCGGCGTAAGCGATTAAGCCTCGTTTAATAAAATACGCCGAAGATTTCGAAACGGATACATTCCGGCCTGAAACAATCAAAAATTACGGGCGCGCCGGCTGATGGACACCATGATGAACGAAAAGTCGTTCCTGATCGGCGCGGTGGCGCAGGAGGCGGGAACGCTCGGCATCGAGATCGCCGATGTCGCCGGCAGCGTGGAGGACGTCAGTTCGCGCATGACCAAGAAGGCCGCGGTCTTCGTGGACCTGCGCGACGCGGCGGCCGGCATGTCGGAGAGCAGCGCCCGCATCCAGTCCGCGGCCAAGGCGACCCGCTCCGTCGCCCGGGACGCCCTTTCCGAGGTCGAGGGCTCGCGCGCCCGGCTGCGGGAATCCCTGGAAGACATAGGCGCGCTGGTCGAAGGCGTCACCGGCATGGAGCGCCAGCTCGGCGGGCTGCGCGAGGCCCTGATCCGGATCGGCAAGGTGGCCCAGGAAATCAGCGCGATCGCCAAGCAGACCAACCTGCTGGCGCTGAACGCGACGATCGAGGCCGCGCGCGCCGGCGAGGCCGGCCGGGGCTTCGCCGTGGTCGCGGGCGAAGTCAAGGCGCTAGCCGCCAAGACGGGCGAGGCGACCGCCGACATCGACGCCACCCTGCGCTTCCTCAACGAGCAGGCCCACCTGCTGATCGCCGAGAGCAGCGAGAGCATGGAGAAGGCGAAGGCCGTGGGGACGGGAACCAAGGCGCTCGGCACCATGATCGATACGGTAGGCTCCGCGATGGTCCAGGTCGACCGCGAGACCACCCGGATCGACGACGCCGCCACCGGCATCCGGGAGAGCTCCCGCCGGGTCGAGGAGCAGATCGCCGACATGGCGGGCGACGTGGAGCTGTCGAGCGGCGACCTGAACGCGACCCGCGACCGGGTGATCCGGTTGCTAGGCGTCAGCGAACGACTGATCGGCATCACCGCCGAGCTGGACGTGGAGACGGTCGATACCCCCTTCATCCGCCACGCCCGGAACGCCGCGGCGCAGATCTCGGCCCTCTTCGAGGATGCCGTCCGCTCCAGCCGTCTGACCGCCGAAGCCCTCTTCGACGAGGCCTACCAGCCGATTCCGGACACCAATCCCCAGCAGGTCCGGACCCGCTTCACCGACTTCACCGACGCGGTCCTGCCCGAGATCCAGGAGGCGATGCTGACCGCAGACCCCCGCATCGTGTTCTGCGTGACGGTCGATCGCAACGGCTACCTGCCGACCCACAATGCCAAGTTCTCCAAGCCGCACGGCGCCGACGTCGCCTGGAACACCGCCAACGGCCGAAACCGGCGCATGTTCAACGACCGCGTCGGCCTCGCCGCCGGCCGGAACACGCGGCCCTTCCTGCTCCAGACCTACCGCCGCGACATGGGCGGCGGGCAGTATTGCCTGATGAAGGACGTCTCCGCCCCGATCAGCGTCCTGGGCCGGCACTGGGGCGGCCTGCGGCTGGCCTACATGGTCTGAGGCGGCCGACCCGCTGATTCGTCCGCGTCGGGCTCGTCAGGCAGTCGAATCTAGGCTATATTTCCTCGCAATCTGGTTCTTGGTCCTATAGTCGCGCTAGTGTCATGCGAAAACGCAGGAATATCCGCTGATATCTTCTCATTTCCAGTCCTCTCCTTGCGAATTTGCATGATTGTCATCATCGTGCCGCGGTTTTCAGCAGACGGGGAATTTGGCCAATGCAGCAGATCAGGGAGTCGCTTCACCGCTGGCTTCGGTCCGTGATGGAGGAGCGGGACTGGACGGCCGCCACCTGGGCCAAGCGCGCCGACGTGACCGCGACCAACCTGACCCGCTTCCTCAAGGACCCCGAGGGCGCCAGCCTGCCCAGCGCGGAGACCATCGGGCGGTTGGCCTTCGCCGCCGGGTCGGAGCCGCGCTTTCTGTCCAGCAACCAGCCCTCGACCTCCTCCTGCCGGGTTCCCGTGCTCAGCCACGAGCAGATCCGTGCCGTCATGGACCTGCCTCGCGCCGGGGCTGCGGCGTATCTGGCCGATGCCTTGCGCCGCGGCTCCCCGTGCGTCCTGATGGACCGGCCGACCTCGCCGCGCGCCTTCGGGCTCCAGATCAACTCGCTGCACATGAACGCGGGCGGCCTGCTGCCCCAGGACCAGATCGTGATCGAGCCAGTCGACCATGTCCCTCCCCGGAAGGGCGACATGGTGATCACGATCGACGGCACCTCGCTGTGCGCCTACCGATACTATCACCCGCAGCTCGTCCCGGTCAGCACTGACCCCCATTGCTGCCCGATGGTCATCGAGGGCGCCGAGATGGTCGGCGTCGCGATCCTGGTGGTTCGCCCCCTGAGGGTCGAACTGATGAGCTGAGCCGACCCCGCCGGCCCCCGAACCCCTCCCGGGGACCGGCAAGATTCCTCCCCGTAGTTCTCATTTTGTTCTTTGTTAAATGCGAAATCGCAGTTAACATTAGCGGAGCTATGCCCATATAGGGATGACTCAAATGCGAAGCTGCAGCGGGTCAGGGATCGACAGATGGCTTTGTCCAAGGATCAGGTAGAATTCCGGGCCCGCCGCCTGGGCTCCAGCGACGCGGTCCGCGTGATGGCGGGCCACTGGACGGAGCTGTGGCGCGAGAAGACGGGCCGGGCCGCCCCGCCGCGGCTGGACTTTGTTCCCGTCGTCCAGATCGGCATCGCGACCGAATCACTGCATGCCCGCTTCTACACCTACCGCACCGGGATCGGAGCTTATCCGGCCGGCCACCGCACCCATGTGCACCCCGACCACGACCATATCGTCGCCAACCTCGACTTCCTGACCTGGGGCGCTCCGCCGGCCGATCCGACGGCCGCCCCGGACACCATCCTGGAGGCCAAGTTCCATTCCGGCTTCAAGACGGACGAGGACCTGGCGGAACGGTACTACTGGCAGATGCAGCACCAGATGATGGTGTCCGGCCTGGCCCGCTGCGTCCTCTCCGTCCTGCGTCCGACCGGCTATTCCTTCCTGACGGTCGAGCGGAACGAGGCCGACGCCGCCCTGCTGCTGGAGACCATCCAGGCCTTCTGGTGGCACGTCGAGAACGATCTGGAGCCGGCCGACCCGCTGCCGGTGGAAGCACCCGACTTCGACGACATGGGCGTGCTCGACATGTCCATGCACAACCGGTTCGTCGCGGTGGGCGACGTGCTGGTCAGCAACCACGACGGCGTCCAGGCCTACCGCGCCGCCGAGGCCGAGCTGAAGGCCCTGATGCCCGAGCAGGCGAAGGTCGCCTATGTCCCGTCCGCCGCCGACGCCCGGGGCATCGTGATCAGCCGCTCGCGCGACGGCAGGCTGTCGATCCGCATCGGCGAGCTGCCGCGGAAGTACCGGGCCCGGGCTCGGACCTGGCTGCCGGACCACGCGCCCGACTTTCTGCCCGACCTGATGAACGCCCGACCTGATGAACGATGAGCGTTGGAGAAACCGACCCATGCCACGAGCAAGGAGGCCGGCCGACGGGCCGGAAACGGAGACCATGACCACCGGGATGCCGGGTGACAACATCATGCGCGACAACCTTGAGTTCTGGAACGCGCTGAAGCGCACCGATCCCAAGGCGACCAAGCCGTTCCAGCGCGCGGGCGGCTTCCGCGGCACCCAGATCGATCCGGCCTGGCGGCTCCAGATGATGACCGAGGTGTTCGGCCCGGTCGGCAAGGGCTGGGGCTACGAGCAGCTTGAGTGGACCATCGCCGAGCGCATGGTCTTCATCTGCTGCCGCGTCTGGTACGTCGACCCGGAGACCGGCGAAAAGCATTTCACCGGCCCGCAATGGGGCGGCACCGAGATGGTCCGGCGCAACCGCGACGGAACGGAGCGCCCGGACGACGAGTGCTTCAAGATGTCGATGACCGACGCCATCGGCAAATGCATGCTCCAGATCGGCTTGGCCGCCGACATCTATCTCGGCCAGTTCGACGACAGCAAGTACCGCGAGGAGTCCGAGACCATCTACGCCGTCAAGGCCAACCCCGACCTCCAGCCCGCCGGCATCGCCAAGCTGGAGGCGGAGATCCGGGACAGGCTGGCGGAGGTCGAGGACCTGGAAGCCCTGGACGACCTGTGGCGCAGCGGGATCAACGCCCGTATCCGCGAGATCGGGGCGGTCGACAAGGCGGCGCAGAACCGCATGATCACCTGCTTCTCGCAGAAGAAGAACGAAATCCTGAAACGAGAGGAGAGCGACCGCGAGGCCGCCTGAGGCAGCACTCCCGGTCCCCGAAGAGGCCAGCCATGTACCAACGTTTCATCGCCGTCGGCCGCCTGGGCCGCGATCCCGAGATCACCACGACGGCCGGCGGCGCCCGCATGGCGAGCTTCAGCCTGGCAACCAGCGAAACCGCCAAGGGCGAGGAGCGGGCCGAATGGCACCGCTGCGTCGTCTGGGACGAGAAGCTGGTCGACGTGATCGCCAGGCGTGCCCGCAAGGGAACCCTGGTGGCCCTTGAGGGCCAGGTCCGGACCCGCCGCTGGAACAGCAGGGACGGGCGCGAGAACCACACGACCGAGGTCGTGCTGGACCGCTTCACCAGCCGTTTCCAGATCCTGTCCGGCGCCAAGCCGCAGGACGATGTGGTCGAAGCCAACCAGCCGGTTTTCGACAAGAGATTCGCCTTCGATGAGCTGCCCTTTTGATGGCTGCGATATCGCAATTTTCGGCGGCGACACCATCTATATTAGGCTGCGCAAGCGCAGATCCCCGCCTGGGGAAGCCGCACCGGAGTATCCTCCGCCATGACGATGATAGCCTCTTCCAACAAGATTGAGTCCAGTTCCGGCGAGCTGTTCCGCTCCCCCAGCGGTCTGCTGACCCGCACCGCCTGGGAAGACGAACTGGAAAGCACGTTCGACCAGATGCCGCGCTGGTACCGTTCCGCGGCGGAGCGGGACCGCCGGTTCGCCCGCTGGGTCCACGCCGAGGCCAAGGGCCTCGCCTGCCACCTCGACCGACTGATGCGCCCGGACACCAAGCCCGCGCTGGCGCGCCATCTCAGGGCGGTTTCCGAAGCCCTGTGGGCCGACGCCGAATGGGCGCGCCACCGGATCGACGGCAGCATGGACGAGGCGGCGTAAGATGCGAAGGAAGCCTGAAATGACCATAGAGCAATTGCAGAAGCGCCTGCGCGAGGCCCATGCCCGCATCGGCTTCGAGGGCCGCTTCGCCTTCACCATCGGCCAGCAGGACGGTCCGCCGGCCGGCGCCGGCTGCTATGTCACGCACTGGTTCCGCCCCACGCCCTACGCCTTCGAGGACTGCAAGTCGGTCGGGGCCGGTACCGTGGCGGATTGCGTCGCGGCGCTGGACCGTTATGTCGCGGAGTATCCCAGGGCCATGACCAACGAGGAAGTCGGCATGACCCTGGGCATCATCCCGCCCCACGAGGAGCGTTACAAGGTCGCGGCGGAATGACCGCCGGCGTACCGGCCCGCCGGGGCCGGCGGGAAGCCTTGGTGACGCCCCTCGTGGCGTGACCCGTACTTGCCCACGTAACCCTTCATGCAGGCACGGTGGAACCGTTGCGACTGGGTCTTCCAGTCGTCGCCGGGCCGGACCCAGCTGACATAGGTCGTGCCGGTCCTCCGGTCGGTCCGCAGGTAGCGGCCCACTCCCTTGTCGCCCGTCACCCACTGGCCCGGCTGAAGATGCAGGGCTCCGGCGGACAGCAGCAGGGAAACCTGCGGCGTCAGGTCGATGGTCGGCAGGTATCTCATCTCTATCGCCTCTCCTGGAAATGTCCACGGTACAGGCATGCCCAAGGCCGACGGTCCTGGCGGTGCGCCAAGGCGGTCGGAACGGAAACGGCAGCTTTCGGGGACAGCTTATATGTGGTGTTTCTTGGACATCTTTCAAGAACCATTGGCAGAACAAAACATGAACTTGTAAGCTGCCTGAAGACCCCTTTCAAGAATTTGGAACAAGAAACATGGCAGTTTCAAAGAACCGAGCTTCGGAAACCGTGACCGCCCGCGTCGAGCACGCTCTGAACCTGACGCGGGGACGCCTGAAGCTTTGGCTGGTCTTCGATGACGACGCCGCCGTGGCCGAGGCGCGCTCCCTTATCCAGCTCAAGAAAGCCCGCAACCTGCTGGCGCTCTCCCGCTCCGACCTGGAGCACCGCCACGAGAAGGCGGTCCGCCAGATCCTGGAACGCTACGCTGGCCATGCGCCCCGCCCGGTGGAGACGGAACCGGCCGAAGCGGCGGAGGAGCCGAAGCCAGCCCCCCGACGACGCGCCGCCTCCCGTCAGAACGCG
This Skermanella mucosa DNA region includes the following protein-coding sequences:
- a CDS encoding methyl-accepting chemotaxis protein produces the protein MMNEKSFLIGAVAQEAGTLGIEIADVAGSVEDVSSRMTKKAAVFVDLRDAAAGMSESSARIQSAAKATRSVARDALSEVEGSRARLRESLEDIGALVEGVTGMERQLGGLREALIRIGKVAQEISAIAKQTNLLALNATIEAARAGEAGRGFAVVAGEVKALAAKTGEATADIDATLRFLNEQAHLLIAESSESMEKAKAVGTGTKALGTMIDTVGSAMVQVDRETTRIDDAATGIRESSRRVEEQIADMAGDVELSSGDLNATRDRVIRLLGVSERLIGITAELDVETVDTPFIRHARNAAAQISALFEDAVRSSRLTAEALFDEAYQPIPDTNPQQVRTRFTDFTDAVLPEIQEAMLTADPRIVFCVTVDRNGYLPTHNAKFSKPHGADVAWNTANGRNRRMFNDRVGLAAGRNTRPFLLQTYRRDMGGGQYCLMKDVSAPISVLGRHWGGLRLAYMV
- the ssb gene encoding single-stranded DNA-binding protein; this translates as MYQRFIAVGRLGRDPEITTTAGGARMASFSLATSETAKGEERAEWHRCVVWDEKLVDVIARRARKGTLVALEGQVRTRRWNSRDGRENHTTEVVLDRFTSRFQILSGAKPQDDVVEANQPVFDKRFAFDELPF
- a CDS encoding YqaJ viral recombinase family protein, translated to MALSKDQVEFRARRLGSSDAVRVMAGHWTELWREKTGRAAPPRLDFVPVVQIGIATESLHARFYTYRTGIGAYPAGHRTHVHPDHDHIVANLDFLTWGAPPADPTAAPDTILEAKFHSGFKTDEDLAERYYWQMQHQMMVSGLARCVLSVLRPTGYSFLTVERNEADAALLLETIQAFWWHVENDLEPADPLPVEAPDFDDMGVLDMSMHNRFVAVGDVLVSNHDGVQAYRAAEAELKALMPEQAKVAYVPSAADARGIVISRSRDGRLSIRIGELPRKYRARARTWLPDHAPDFLPDLMNARPDER
- a CDS encoding XRE family transcriptional regulator; the protein is MQQIRESLHRWLRSVMEERDWTAATWAKRADVTATNLTRFLKDPEGASLPSAETIGRLAFAAGSEPRFLSSNQPSTSSCRVPVLSHEQIRAVMDLPRAGAAAYLADALRRGSPCVLMDRPTSPRAFGLQINSLHMNAGGLLPQDQIVIEPVDHVPPRKGDMVITIDGTSLCAYRYYHPQLVPVSTDPHCCPMVIEGAEMVGVAILVVRPLRVELMS